From the Ruania alkalisoli genome, one window contains:
- a CDS encoding helix-turn-helix transcriptional regulator, with the protein MPSRHLPAPAAGTLTAPWPELRRPAVREPLRTTLAEGTSVMLIGDPGVGKTSLMAGEVTAAESRTTSGSRTEPAAGTKSGEHSTTIWLRTPAAMIATPWTVLEPLIGSSDVPGPDAIGRLVAACTDSLSQLEPVPTLVVDDVHLVDEATAVVLAELVHAGTAQLVSTCRRQPGPPAPLQGLLRRGRIERIDVSALGPAEVEELLTAALAGPVARQTSRDAWHLTGGNPLYLRELVRSLWEANVLVRVDGAWIWRDHSVVGDRLTDLIAAELTGLAEDERDLIDLLALAGPTAIHRLHGSVSDGTLQRSVQRGLVVTESHHHDGVPRARLAHPLHAEVSRATLLPGRRRELFHRLGSRGTATRSERSHPAALFSMVDWALTCEVRPAAEDLVAAVHAAATVADLPLARRLSDAALDLLEPAEARAIDLLLVRAEAARFAGADDSARADLDRVLPHLTASQNRLCWRYAQLRADLQQFSDDDADAALATVTATASGPLADPGLHEAQAADRMIRLAYAGRFAEGLPLLERFARECADPELRLSVIGSLVLGLGQSGRGEEAIAIADGALSSWHEAVGWPWLLSEIVAARFMAAIWLGDPERATHPPHTEDRWARYDDAVTQLGSGRFHAARGEWSAAADHYRGALSGFALRDPTGFAGTAWAGLAYCLAALGDLDGAARARQSYDRIASRGSRAVSSDNEVRVLAVAVALEEPDIDSRCAAVAEECAREKLWLGVLLARHLGCVATARHRRPTAEQVDGVAQAAVRVDGLIPPELLAHTQALAEGDETLTARIAGRLVGRGVWVPAPLPAVTLTPRQQEIATLVRAGLSNREIAERLVVSLRTVDTHVGHIFTRLGVNSRADLATALARSARG; encoded by the coding sequence GCAGGCACGAAGAGCGGAGAACACTCCACGACGATCTGGCTGCGCACACCGGCGGCGATGATCGCCACCCCATGGACCGTCCTCGAACCGCTCATCGGTTCCTCCGATGTCCCAGGACCGGACGCCATCGGCCGCCTCGTCGCGGCATGCACGGACTCGCTCTCGCAGCTGGAGCCCGTCCCCACGCTCGTCGTCGACGATGTGCACCTGGTGGACGAAGCGACCGCCGTGGTGCTCGCCGAGCTCGTGCACGCAGGAACGGCCCAGCTGGTGAGCACGTGCCGGCGTCAGCCCGGACCTCCGGCACCGCTGCAAGGACTGCTCCGTCGAGGCCGGATCGAGCGGATCGACGTGAGTGCCCTCGGTCCTGCCGAGGTGGAGGAACTCCTCACCGCCGCCCTGGCCGGACCTGTGGCCCGGCAGACCTCACGCGACGCATGGCATCTGACCGGCGGCAATCCGCTCTACCTGCGCGAGCTGGTGCGTTCGCTGTGGGAGGCGAACGTCCTGGTGCGGGTGGATGGGGCCTGGATCTGGCGTGACCACTCTGTGGTGGGCGACCGTCTCACCGACCTGATCGCAGCCGAACTGACGGGCCTGGCCGAAGACGAGCGTGATCTCATCGATCTGCTCGCGCTGGCGGGCCCCACCGCCATCCACCGGCTGCACGGCTCCGTTTCAGACGGCACGCTCCAGCGCAGCGTCCAGCGCGGTCTCGTCGTGACCGAATCCCACCACCACGACGGCGTCCCCCGAGCCCGCCTCGCTCACCCCCTCCACGCTGAGGTGAGCCGGGCTACGCTCCTGCCCGGACGCCGTCGGGAACTCTTCCATCGGCTGGGCTCCCGAGGAACGGCGACGCGGTCCGAGAGGTCCCACCCGGCGGCGCTGTTCTCCATGGTCGACTGGGCCCTGACCTGCGAGGTGCGGCCCGCCGCGGAGGATCTGGTGGCCGCCGTGCACGCAGCGGCCACCGTGGCCGACCTTCCGCTGGCGCGACGGCTCAGCGACGCCGCCCTGGATCTGCTCGAACCGGCCGAGGCCCGCGCCATCGACCTGCTCCTGGTGCGGGCGGAAGCCGCGAGGTTCGCCGGGGCGGACGACTCGGCGCGAGCGGACCTGGACCGGGTACTCCCGCATCTGACGGCGAGCCAGAACCGGCTGTGCTGGCGCTACGCCCAACTGCGCGCCGACTTGCAGCAGTTCAGCGACGATGACGCCGATGCCGCGCTGGCTACGGTGACGGCAACGGCGAGCGGGCCCCTGGCCGACCCCGGCCTGCACGAGGCTCAGGCGGCAGACCGGATGATCCGGCTCGCCTACGCCGGCCGGTTTGCCGAGGGCCTGCCGCTGCTGGAACGGTTCGCCCGTGAGTGCGCGGATCCGGAGCTGCGTCTGAGTGTCATCGGTTCCCTGGTCCTCGGCCTCGGTCAGTCCGGGCGGGGCGAGGAGGCAATAGCGATCGCCGACGGCGCGCTGTCCTCCTGGCATGAGGCCGTCGGCTGGCCCTGGCTGCTCTCCGAGATCGTCGCCGCGCGCTTCATGGCAGCGATCTGGCTCGGCGACCCCGAGCGAGCCACGCACCCGCCTCACACGGAGGACCGGTGGGCACGATACGACGACGCCGTCACCCAACTGGGCTCAGGACGGTTCCACGCAGCACGGGGTGAGTGGTCCGCGGCGGCCGATCACTACCGCGGAGCCCTGTCGGGGTTCGCACTACGCGACCCCACGGGGTTTGCGGGGACAGCGTGGGCTGGGCTCGCCTACTGCCTCGCCGCGCTGGGTGATCTCGACGGTGCTGCCCGAGCACGGCAGTCCTACGATCGGATCGCTTCTCGCGGCTCCCGGGCGGTGTCCAGCGATAACGAGGTGCGCGTCCTGGCTGTTGCGGTGGCACTGGAGGAGCCAGACATCGACTCCCGGTGTGCGGCAGTGGCCGAAGAGTGTGCCCGCGAGAAACTGTGGCTCGGTGTGCTGTTGGCGCGGCACCTGGGCTGCGTCGCGACCGCACGCCACCGCCGACCCACGGCTGAGCAGGTGGACGGCGTGGCGCAGGCTGCGGTCCGGGTGGACGGTCTGATTCCCCCCGAACTCCTGGCGCACACCCAAGCCCTGGCGGAAGGTGATGAGACGCTCACCGCACGGATCGCCGGGCGGCTGGTCGGCCGGGGCGTCTGGGTGCCTGCACCACTGCCCGCGGTGACCCTGACCCCTCGCCAGCAGGAGATCGCCACCCTTGTCCGCGCCGGCCTGTCGAACAGGGAGATCGCCGAGCGGCTGGTGGTGTCCCTGCGCACTGTCGACACCCATGTCGGGCACATCTTTACCCGGCTCGGGGTGAATTCGCGTGCGGACCTAGCCACAGCACTGGCCAGGTCCGCACGCGGTTGA